Within Aspergillus oryzae RIB40 DNA, chromosome 2, the genomic segment GTAGAATGCAAAAAGGTAGCTTCACAGCTTACAGCCCTAAGCCTCCCATCCGCCGTACTTCATCGGCCTGTCTTTCTAAAGCTCTCCGCATCATGCTGGAATATTCACGCTCTCGCATACGTAACTCACGTCTCCTGTTTCGTAACTCCTCACGTTTAGCGCTGTCCATGTCTTCGCTGACATCGATGAgatcgtcttcctcttcgtcttcatcgtagTCATGCGTATCGGCGAATCTAATGCGGCCAACACGTTCGCCTGTCCAGACGAGGAGTTCATCTCCCGTTAAATTTCCACCGGTAGGTAGAATCTTCCGAGCAACCTCGTCGTTGCTCCGAGGGCTAGATGAGTCATTCCACAGGCCGCGggcctcctcttcgctctcACCTTGCATATTAGTGTTGAATCCAGATGAGTCTTGTTCATTCTTCCGGCGAGGTTTGTAATCGTTGATGTTGAACCGACGAACTTCGGCTCGGCCGTCTCGTTCAACCCACTTAACGttcccatctccatcagaaTAGACTATACGGGTGCCGTGCGACTCGACTGATAACACCTTCAGGCTCGCAGAACTCTGTCTGTTTTGATACACTTGTGATAAGCTGGACGACAGATCTGATGGTCCATTCTCTCCTTGTACACCTAATGGTGTAAGGCTGTATAGCTCGAGGgagcctttgcctttgtaTTCACCACAGGCGACAACCTTATGCGAGTCCGGACAGGACAAACCAGAAGACAGAGGAAACTGTGGCGCTGGGACAGAGGCGAGGCCGCATAAACGGCCTCCCGAGTGAATCGTGTTCTGCAAGCGGGGAAAGAACCGCCGGTCATATTGCAAGATGCTTGGGAATCGCCCGGCAAGGAATATGGAATTCACGTGAGGGGCTGGGGGGTGCAGCAGAGCAAGTGGTCCTGGTTGGAACAAAGGAGCATAATCTTCACCTGTTTCTAGGGGGTTGGGGCTCCGTATGCGATGGGGAGGCTGTCCGTTGGGCTGAAGctggagaaggggggaatCCGGAGGAGCATATATCCGTGATTTTGGGACCAACGAGAGTGTTGGCTTTTCACACCGAAGATTaatggcctcttcttcctcggttgCAGATAGCCGACCATCGTATATGTGAAGGCTCAAAGTAGTAGCTAGAGTTAAGGGCACAGAGTAATCTGTCTCTTGAGACAGGGCAAAGATCGACCAAGGATAACGCTGCTGTGAGATCACACTCAGCGTCTCGAGATCGACTTCATTCAACACATTGGAAACAGCGAGATATGCTCTTCGACGAATGGAGTCCACGCTCACACATTCCCCAAGATTAATAAACTCCAGCCCTAGTTTAGCCGCCGAGTTATCCCTCCGGCCAGATAGATTAGCCATTAGAATGCCCGGCTGGCTAACTCCAAGAATCCTGCCTTTAGTAGATTGAGACCCGATTGAATGGGAATGATTTAGGTCCCAAATGCAAACACTGCCGTCGTCTAATGGTGCGATAGCCTTGTTCTGTCGCGCAGAGCTCCAATCCCGGAGCAACCCCATACCTTTGACCTCGCGGTGTGTCTTTTtcccttcgtcttcttttgtAAAGGGCTGCTGGAGCCAATTGAAGGATATCGGTCCATTGCGAGCAATATACTCCGAATACCAGTCGATATCTTCACCCTCATACGACGGATCCCACGTCGCTGCTGCTCTTGACCGTTCGGCAAATGACACATTCTGATCCCCGTTTGAGAGCGAAATATCTGGTTGAATTAGGGAACGGAGAGAAGTCTGGCCCAATGAGCTAAGGGGAGTAGTGGAATCTGTGACACGGCGTGCCGAGGCCCTGTTGCCCGAGTAGGAGGCGTTTGCGGCGGCCCATGATTGTTCATAACAATGGAGTCTCCATAGGTTATTGTCCCGCGCGAGGCCGAAGAATCTCTTCGAGACAGACTGGAGCTGCACCTGCTCATGCGGCGTGAGATCTGGTGTATAACAGAGAAGGTTAGCTCGTGTAGCGACTGTGGCAAAAGGTACTACACAAGGACCACCCACACTAAAAGACCGGAGTGTGGGGAATAATGTATTGGCTGGGAATTGGAAAGAAATGAGATTAGATGTGCTTACAGTCAATTATCTTAGCAAGAATCTCTACGGgcagcttctccatgagGAAAACTGGTCCGGAAACACCATCGAGGCCGGACAAATCCAATTGGGGCTCACTACAAAGATGTGGGACAGGCCGTTTCTTGTTGGGTTCCAGACTTTTCTTTATAAATCTCCCCGCGATCAGCGATCAGCCTGATTGGCGTCACGTGTTGGCATGTATTGCAGTGGAGactatttatttatttatgaAAGCCCATGTTAATGGTTGATTTCATCACAGTATTGGATAAACTGCAGCGACTTATTTTCATGACATGGCTCTGCTTGACCTCTTCGAGTATCTTAGAGCATACCTAGTACCCACGCCCTTAATTCCAATTAATATCTTTTACCCAATCCATCATAAATCATATTAATCATACAGAAGGAGACCCTTTATCAAAACCCAAATGAAAAAAAGCGAAGGGTTGCACTGAGCCCAGAGGAAACTTTTAGGGCCTGATGAACAGCACCACCGTTTAGCCCTCAGGCATGTAAACGGCGTCTATGCAAAGAACAGCAACTCTTTTAAAGAAACGACGCCATTCAAGCGGGTCACCTTTCACTTTCATAAATTCAATCTCAAATAGACCCTCTGACACGCATTCAATGATGACCTTACCCTGCAGCGTACACATTCGGCCATCCCTGGTTACAATTCTGATCATTGCCGACGCATCACTGGCAGAAACCGCTGGTACTGAGGGCACGGGCACCCCCAAACGATGCAGAGCCTCGCAGATGAGGGGTACAAGGATTTTTAGTTCCCATATGGAGTAGAAGCGAGTTAAAGGCCGGGATGGCACTATATCACGGAACTGTTGTGCTTTCTGCGTTCGGCTGAGAGGCACAGACGGATGAGGAGAAAACTGTGACATAGACGGCTCATCTTCAAGCGTGTCAGCTACATAGCTGTTGTCCACAGAGAGAGGCTGCCCCATCGGTTGAGTGGATGAAAATACGTCAGTTAGGTGAGGCGTATCCCAATCAACTAGCATGTGGCCGCTTGGCATCTCAGGCTGCGTCGATGAGATCCTGAAGTCGGTGTCTAGATCTCCtatgtccatgtccattCGGCAAGGCTCAACACCACTATTCGCTCGCCGAGCCAGGGGATCCTGGGAGAAGTCAATATGAAGAGACTCGAACATGGTTGTAGCCATATTGATCGGGTCTCTGAGTCTGCCATCGGGTGATAAGAACCTATTCTGTCGTGTGTACCAAGGGTGCCTCCTAACATCTTCCAAAGAGAAGCGGCTGGCTGGGTCGATATTTAGCATACCCCGTAGTAATGACAATGTCGCGACTGGCAACTGTTGCCATAGTTCATCAGTTGTCCGTGCATTAGTTGCGACATATTCGTGGAACTCGTAGCTATTCTCTGTTGGGCTATCCCATGGTGTATTGCCGGCCAGGAGAACGAAAAGGACAATGCCACATGACCAAATGTCGACCAGATCCGGTCGGTAACCTAATCCTTTcatgttgtttttgttgctGCAAGTAATGACCTCCGGTGCAATATAAGGTGGACTGCCACAGAAAGTGGTGGAAAGCTTTGTCACTCCTTTGTACTCGAACAAAGTTGCCAGGCCAAAATCCGCGATTTTCAGATTCCCATCTGCCGTCAAGAGCATGTTTTCCGGTTTGATATCACGATGGCCCACGCCTTTCGAGTGCATATATCCCACTGCACTGACAAGTTGTGAGAAATAAACATGAGCGATATCCTCCCCCACACCTTCATCAGCCTCGATCTTATCAAAAAGATCGCCTCCCTCAGCCAATTCCATAGCGATCCATCTCCATACCCCATCCTCTCCGGTTTGGAAGAAtgatattatattattatgATCGCCGATGTGTTTGTGTACTGTCGCTTCCATTTGCAATTGCCGTGAGCTGATCTTGCCATGTCGCGCGGCGTATTCTTTATGAATGAATTTCACGGCGAAGACCGGATTATCCGTGTGCGATGGACATGCCTTTTTGATGCTATTATACAACGACACGAAACAGCATTAGCAAACTGCGGTCTTCATTGCAACACCTATGGGATAAGATCAAAAGTAATAAACATACCACGCGTAGGCACCCTGGCCGATTGTCTTGGAGACAATACGAAAGGGCAAATCGTTTGGCAACGGGGCGAGTTGAGAGTGGTGCATGTTGAGATGGCGCTCTATGAGCCTGGCTGTAGTAGAACCAGTCGGGCTGAgtagaaagacagaaagatCCTTGTCATA encodes:
- a CDS encoding putative serine/threonine protein kinase (checkpoint kinase and related serine/threonine protein kinases), which encodes MHHSQLAPLPNDLPFRIVSKTIGQGAYACIKKACPSHTDNPVFAVKFIHKEYAARHGKISSRQLQMEATVHKHIGDHNNIISFFQTGEDGVWRWIAMELAEGGDLFDKIEADEGVGEDIAHVYFSQLVSAVGYMHSKGVGHRDIKPENMLLTADGNLKIADFGLATLFEYKGVTKLSTTFCGSPPYIAPEVITCSNKNNMKGLGYRPDLVDIWSCGIVLFVLLAGNTPWDSPTENSYEFHEYVATNARTTDELWQQLPVATLSLLRGMLNIDPASRFSLEDVRRHPWYTRQNRFLSPDGRLRDPINMATTMFESLHIDFSQDPLARRANSGVEPCRMDMDIGDLDTDFRISSTQPEMPSGHMLVDWDTPHLTDVFSSTQPMGQPLSVDNSYVADTLEDEPSMSQFSPHPSVPLSRTQKAQQFRDIVPSRPLTRFYSIWELKILVPLICEALHRLGVPVPSVPAVSASDASAMIRIVTRDGRMCTLQGKVIIECVSEGLFEIEFMKVKGDPLEWRRFFKRVAVLCIDAVYMPEG
- a CDS encoding uncharacterized protein (predicted protein), which codes for MEKLPVEILAKIIDYLTPHEQVQLQSVSKRFFGLARDNNLWRLHCYEQSWAAANASYSGNRASARRVTDSTTPLSSLGQTSLRSLIQPDISLSNGDQNVSFAERSRAAATWDPSYEGEDIDWYSEYIARNGPISFNWLQQPFTKEDEGKKTHREVKGMGLLRDWSSARQNKAIAPLDDGSVCIWDLNHSHSIGSQSTKGRILGVSQPGILMANLSGRRDNSAAKLGLEFINLGECVSVDSIRRRAYLAVSNVLNEVDLETLSVISQQRYPWSIFALSQETDYSVPLTLATTLSLHIYDGRLSATEEEEAINLRCEKPTLSLVPKSRIYAPPDSPLLQLQPNGQPPHRIRSPNPLETGEDYAPLFQPGPLALLHPPAPHVNSIFLAGRFPSILQYDRRFFPRLQNTIHSGGRLCGLASVPAPQFPLSSGLSCPDSHKVVACGEYKGKGSLELYSLTPLGVQGENGPSDLSSSLSQVYQNRQSSASLKVLSVESHGTRIVYSDGDGNVKWVERDGRAEVRRFNINDYKPRRKNEQDSSGFNTNMQGESEEEARGLWNDSSSPRSNDEVARKILPTGGNLTGDELLVWTGERVGRIRFADTHDYDEDEEEDDLIDVSEDMDSAKREELRNRRRELRMREREYSSMMRRALERQADEVRRMGGLGLQHH